One Candidatus Paceibacterota bacterium genomic window carries:
- a CDS encoding PilT/PilU family type 4a pilus ATPase: protein MDYTKELEELIEIVVREGGSDIHFSEGMHPTIRVSGFLVPITKKPVLTKTDTLGFVTALLSREKRELFLKEQEADFSYAYGKSARFRGNAFFQKGSIGIALRLIPTVIKTLQDLHLPPVLETFTKKQQGFFLVVGPVGQGKTTTLASMVEMINNDRPEHIITIEDPIEFIFEPKKSIIDQREVHIDTKDFHIALQSIFRQDIDVLMVGEMRGLETISTAVTAAETGHLVMSTLHTNNAAQTIDRIIDSFPPDQQDQIRTQLSESMSGIFSQRLIPRISGGLIPAYELLINTNAVANLIREKRTHEINTVIETGLEEGMIDMNRCLADLVRAGEISVENAYLRSFNPKTLKKLL from the coding sequence ATGGATTATACAAAAGAACTCGAAGAGCTGATTGAAATCGTGGTGCGAGAGGGTGGATCAGACATTCACTTTTCTGAAGGAATGCACCCTACTATTCGAGTTTCAGGTTTTCTTGTCCCCATTACTAAGAAACCCGTTCTTACAAAGACCGATACGCTTGGGTTTGTAACCGCGCTTTTAAGCCGCGAGAAGCGAGAGCTTTTTCTTAAGGAACAAGAAGCAGATTTTTCATACGCATACGGGAAATCAGCGCGCTTTCGGGGCAATGCTTTTTTTCAAAAGGGTTCTATTGGCATAGCGCTTCGTCTCATTCCGACTGTCATAAAAACTCTCCAAGATCTTCATCTCCCTCCGGTGCTTGAGACATTCACAAAAAAGCAACAAGGATTCTTTCTTGTTGTGGGCCCGGTTGGACAAGGGAAAACCACAACTCTTGCGAGTATGGTGGAGATGATCAATAACGACCGTCCGGAACACATCATCACCATCGAAGATCCGATCGAATTTATTTTTGAACCAAAGAAGAGCATCATTGACCAGCGAGAAGTGCATATAGATACCAAAGATTTCCATATCGCTCTTCAAAGTATTTTCCGTCAGGATATTGATGTGCTTATGGTGGGAGAGATGCGAGGTCTCGAAACTATTTCAACTGCTGTAACTGCGGCAGAGACAGGACATCTGGTGATGTCTACGCTTCACACCAATAACGCCGCACAGACCATTGACCGAATCATTGACTCATTCCCGCCGGACCAGCAGGATCAAATTCGCACCCAGCTCTCTGAATCAATGAGCGGTATTTTCTCTCAACGCCTCATTCCCCGCATTTCCGGGGGCCTTATTCCGGCTTACGAGCTTCTCATCAACACCAACGCTGTCGCGAACCTTATCCGTGAGAAACGCACTCACGAAATAAATACTGTCATTGAAACAGGCCTTGAAGAAGGGATGATTGATATGAACCGATGCCTCGCTGATCTTGTTCGCGCGGGAGAAATAAGTGTCGAGAATGCGTACCTACGCTCCTTTAATCCAAAGACTTTGAAGAAGCTTTTGTAA
- a CDS encoding type II secretion system F family protein: MLFNYTSVDTKGQSIPGSIEAVNIDVAINSLQRRGLTVSSITPADKPQGFLKHNISLFDRVSNGEVVILSRQISTLFEAQVSALRVFQLLGEQQENPVLKKALLEVSTDIQGGSTISKALAKFPKIFSDFFVNMVVSGEESGKLDMTFQFLADYLDRSYAVTMKARNALIYPAFIIVTFFSVMILMFTMVIPRISSILIDSGQAIPFVTRVIITISSFLVNYGVFAVIILIICGILLFRFFRTDAGSMSLARFKITMPYIGTLYKKLYLSRIADNLNTMILSGIPMLRVLEITTAVVGNRVYEDILKRCYEAVKAGSALSDALARSPEIPGIMMQMIKVGEETGELGNIMKTLAKFYQREVETTVDTLVDLIEPAMIVVLGAGIGFLLVAVLLPIYNLSSAF, from the coding sequence ATGCTTTTTAATTACACGTCAGTAGACACGAAGGGGCAATCCATTCCAGGCTCGATCGAGGCGGTGAATATCGATGTGGCGATTAATTCTCTGCAGAGGCGGGGACTTACTGTTTCTTCCATTACGCCCGCCGACAAACCGCAAGGCTTCTTGAAGCATAATATTTCTCTTTTCGACAGGGTTTCGAATGGTGAAGTCGTCATCCTTTCTCGCCAGATTTCAACCCTTTTCGAAGCGCAAGTTTCAGCTCTACGCGTTTTTCAGCTTCTTGGCGAACAACAAGAGAATCCTGTTCTCAAAAAAGCTCTTTTGGAAGTTTCTACTGATATTCAGGGCGGTTCAACAATCTCAAAGGCTCTGGCAAAATTTCCCAAAATATTTTCTGACTTTTTCGTAAATATGGTGGTTTCAGGAGAGGAATCAGGGAAACTGGATATGACTTTCCAGTTTCTGGCCGATTATCTCGACCGCTCCTATGCGGTGACGATGAAGGCAAGAAACGCCCTCATTTACCCTGCTTTTATTATCGTTACGTTTTTTTCGGTGATGATTCTTATGTTTACGATGGTTATTCCCCGTATTAGTTCCATTCTTATTGATTCAGGACAGGCGATTCCTTTTGTGACGAGGGTGATTATTACTATCAGCAGTTTCTTGGTCAATTATGGTGTCTTTGCCGTCATCATCCTTATTATCTGCGGAATTTTGCTTTTCAGATTTTTCCGCACGGATGCGGGGAGTATGTCGCTTGCTCGTTTTAAAATTACGATGCCGTATATCGGAACTCTCTATAAAAAACTTTACCTTTCGCGAATTGCTGATAATTTAAATACGATGATCCTCTCCGGAATTCCAATGCTTCGTGTGCTTGAAATCACGACTGCGGTGGTTGGAAACAGGGTCTACGAAGACATTTTGAAGCGTTGTTATGAAGCGGTGAAAGCCGGAAGCGCTCTTTCGGATGCGCTTGCAAGAAGTCCGGAGATTCCAGGCATTATGATGCAGATGATCAAAGTCGGTGAAGAAACCGGAGAACTCGGAAATATCATGAAAACTCTTGCGAAGTTCTACCAAAGAGAAGTGGAGACTACGGTGGATACTCTTGTTGACCTTATCGAACCGGCGATGATCGTAGTTTTGGGCGCTGGAATCGGATTTCTCTTG
- a CDS encoding response regulator, whose translation MDKDKTYKLLIVDDDKFLLDMYCMKFKKGNFDVHGASSGADALTTLKGGFIPDILILDLVMPTMSGFQLLETVKKEHIADKAVVVVLTNQGQSPDIEKAKSMGVDGYIVKASTIPSEVVEQVVKIFSEKKK comes from the coding sequence ATGGACAAAGATAAAACATATAAATTGCTCATAGTCGATGACGACAAATTTCTTCTTGATATGTATTGTATGAAATTCAAGAAGGGGAACTTTGATGTTCACGGCGCTTCAAGCGGAGCCGACGCTCTTACAACTTTGAAGGGCGGATTTATTCCGGACATTCTTATCTTGGATTTGGTAATGCCGACAATGAGCGGGTTCCAACTCCTCGAAACGGTAAAGAAAGAGCATATTGCGGATAAAGCTGTTGTTGTTGTCCTGACCAATCAAGGCCAATCTCCGGATATTGAGAAAGCGAAATCGATGGGCGTAGATGGTTATATTGTGAAAGCTTCGACCATTCCATCAGAAGTCGTTGAGCAGGTCGTAAAAATTTTTAGTGAAAAGAAAAAATAA